A genome region from Bradyrhizobium commune includes the following:
- a CDS encoding DsrE family protein codes for MNRRNILWSTISALGAAFSASRAKAATEAAPSSKLKVVYHLSDADKVNFVLGNIQNHIDGVGGPDHVTIALVIHGPALKAFHLAQANPDVSGRISNFTKDGVELAACGNTMKTQNVTLKDLLPGFVSAEKGGVVRIAELQSQGYLYLRP; via the coding sequence ATGAACCGCCGGAACATCTTGTGGAGCACAATCTCGGCTTTGGGCGCAGCGTTCTCCGCCTCGCGCGCGAAGGCCGCCACTGAGGCCGCACCGTCGAGCAAGCTGAAGGTCGTCTATCACCTCAGCGACGCCGACAAGGTCAACTTCGTGCTCGGCAACATCCAGAACCATATCGACGGCGTCGGCGGGCCCGACCATGTCACGATCGCGCTGGTGATCCACGGGCCGGCGCTGAAGGCGTTCCACTTGGCGCAAGCCAACCCTGATGTCAGCGGGCGGATCAGCAATTTCACGAAGGACGGCGTCGAGCTTGCCGCTTGCGGCAACACGATGAAGACGCAGAACGTCACGCTCAAGGATCTGCTCCCCGGCTTCGTCAGCGCGGAGAAAGGCGGCGTGGTCCGCATCGCCGAGCTTCAGTCGCAGGGGTATCTGTATTTGCGGCCGTAA
- a CDS encoding STM3941 family protein: MSESQNLPNLAIGYSRVRLLTFFGVGLLLTLLCAALAFSWQQGKSITTFEVAACNIGAVFFGLATCRMLWRLISARQPVVFISRVGIRDTRLAGETIAWSAVRKIFLWEQRAQKFVVLKLDPLVAERFSGGFLMQALSMMNKALGPDSAIVNAGGLTMDAEKLLETCKRYWGAGRPAPLDHAVPEPEAKPEPVS; this comes from the coding sequence ATGTCCGAAAGTCAGAACTTGCCCAATCTTGCGATCGGCTATTCCCGGGTGCGGCTGCTGACGTTTTTCGGCGTCGGCCTGCTGCTGACGCTGCTCTGCGCTGCGCTTGCATTCAGCTGGCAGCAGGGCAAGAGCATCACCACGTTCGAAGTCGCCGCCTGCAATATCGGCGCGGTGTTTTTCGGCCTTGCCACCTGCAGGATGCTCTGGAGGCTGATCTCAGCCAGGCAGCCGGTGGTCTTCATCAGCCGTGTCGGCATTCGCGACACCAGGCTCGCCGGCGAGACCATTGCCTGGAGTGCCGTGCGGAAGATTTTTCTATGGGAGCAGCGCGCGCAGAAGTTCGTGGTGCTCAAACTCGATCCCCTTGTCGCTGAGCGGTTCTCCGGGGGATTTCTGATGCAGGCCTTGTCGATGATGAACAAGGCGCTCGGCCCTGACAGCGCCATCGTCAACGCGGGCGGCCTGACCATGGACGCCGAAAAATTGCTCGAGACCTGCAAGCGATATTGGGGTGCCGGACGACCGGCCCCATTGGACCACGCCGTGCCCGAGCCTGAGGCGAAGCCGGAGCCTGTCAGCTAA
- a CDS encoding 2-oxoacid:ferredoxin oxidoreductase subunit beta: protein MTYIAKPKFHHPGLKKNELGYTHRDYEGKISTLCAGCGHDSITASIIEACYELSIEPHRVAKISGIGCSSKTPDYFLGNSHGFNSVHGRMPSVLTGANLANRDLIYLGVSGDGDSASIGFGQFAHSIRRGVNMTYIVENNGVYGLTKGQFSATADRGSKSKKGVTNTDNAIDLVAIALQLGATFVARSFSGDKSQLVPLIAAAIGHKGASFIDVISPCIAFNNHAGSTKSFDYVREHNDAVNRLDVLVGRDPIAVDYAPGTVQVVEQHDGSKIALRKIDADYDPHDRLGAMTFLQKHAAKGQIVTGLLYVDPDAEDLHAHLNTVETPLNTLEADTLCPGSAALDKLNASLR from the coding sequence ATGACCTATATTGCCAAGCCGAAATTCCATCATCCCGGGCTGAAGAAGAACGAGCTCGGCTACACCCACCGCGACTACGAAGGAAAAATCTCGACGCTGTGCGCCGGCTGCGGCCATGACTCGATCACGGCCTCGATCATCGAGGCCTGCTATGAGCTCTCGATCGAGCCGCATCGCGTGGCCAAGATTTCCGGCATCGGCTGCTCCTCGAAGACTCCGGACTATTTCCTCGGCAATTCGCACGGCTTCAATTCGGTGCACGGCCGCATGCCGAGCGTGCTGACCGGCGCCAACCTTGCCAACCGCGACCTGATCTATCTCGGCGTCTCCGGCGACGGCGATTCCGCGTCCATCGGCTTCGGGCAGTTCGCGCATTCGATCCGGCGCGGCGTCAACATGACCTATATCGTCGAGAACAACGGCGTCTACGGCCTGACCAAGGGCCAGTTCTCGGCGACCGCCGACCGCGGCTCGAAATCCAAGAAGGGCGTCACCAACACCGACAACGCCATCGACCTCGTCGCGATCGCGTTGCAGCTGGGCGCGACCTTCGTCGCCCGCAGCTTCTCCGGCGACAAGAGCCAGCTGGTGCCGCTGATCGCGGCCGCGATCGGCCACAAGGGCGCGTCCTTCATCGACGTCATCAGCCCCTGCATCGCCTTCAACAACCACGCCGGCTCGACCAAGAGCTTCGACTATGTCCGCGAGCACAATGACGCGGTGAACCGTCTCGACGTGCTGGTCGGCCGCGACCCGATCGCCGTCGACTACGCGCCGGGCACGGTGCAGGTGGTCGAGCAGCACGACGGCAGCAAGATCGCGCTGCGCAAGATCGACGCGGATTACGATCCGCATGACCGGCTGGGTGCGATGACCTTCCTCCAGAAGCACGCCGCCAAGGGGCAGATCGTCACCGGGCTGCTGTACGTCGATCCCGACGCGGAAGATCTGCACGCCCATCTCAACACGGTCGAAACGCCGCTCAACACGCTGGAAGCCGACACGCTCTGCCCGGGCTCGGCGGCACTGGACAAGCTCAACGCCAGCCTGCGGTGA
- a CDS encoding 2-oxoacid:acceptor oxidoreductase subunit alpha, translating into MSDKKPISSVNDFVVRFANVNGSGSASANEMFARAILRHGVPVSPRNIFPSNIQGLPTWYEVRVTEAGHLGARGGVDMMVAMNPQTWDKDVAGIEPGGYLFYDSTKPMPSTKFRDDITVIGVPLTAITNSTYTDPRQRQLFKNIIYLGSLSALLDMDPKLIEQLIGEQYKGKEKLLSSNVHALHLGRDWALQNLKCPIGLRVKKSDKVGDRIFIEGNSAAALGAVYGGATVCAWYPITPSSSVAEAFTAHCRKYRHDPETGKAKYAIVQGEDELASIGIVIGASWNGARAFTATSGPGISLMTEFIGLSYFAEIPAVIMNIQRAGPSTGMPTRTQQCDIIACAYASHGDTKHVLLFPEDPAEGFEFAAAAFDLAERLQTTIFLMLDLDIGMNHRLCRPLKWDDARQYDRGKIMTAEMLDEGRDFGRYLDVDGDGIPYRTYPGTHPTKGSYFTRGTSRDRYARYSEEGSVYADNMQRLVRKFETAQDLVPRPLQANAAKPSKYGVIYFGSTSPAMDEAIGLLEARGHQLDRLRIRAFPFHSSVASFLAEHDFVYVVEQNRDSQLRQLIVNENGIDPVRLVPIVHYDGSPITARYIAKAIGDHQDHLKVTPLRKAVS; encoded by the coding sequence ATGTCCGACAAAAAGCCGATCAGCAGCGTAAACGACTTCGTCGTCCGTTTCGCCAACGTCAACGGCTCGGGCTCGGCCAGCGCCAATGAGATGTTCGCGCGCGCGATCCTGCGCCATGGCGTGCCGGTGTCCCCGCGCAACATCTTCCCCTCCAACATCCAGGGCCTGCCGACCTGGTACGAGGTCCGCGTCACCGAGGCCGGCCATCTCGGCGCGCGCGGCGGCGTCGACATGATGGTGGCGATGAATCCGCAGACCTGGGACAAGGACGTCGCCGGCATCGAGCCCGGCGGCTATCTGTTCTACGATTCCACCAAGCCGATGCCGTCGACGAAGTTTCGCGACGACATCACCGTGATCGGCGTTCCCCTCACTGCGATCACCAACTCGACCTACACCGATCCGCGTCAGCGCCAGCTGTTCAAGAACATCATCTATCTCGGCAGCCTCTCGGCGCTGCTCGACATGGACCCGAAGCTGATCGAGCAACTGATCGGCGAGCAGTACAAGGGCAAGGAGAAGCTGCTCTCCTCCAATGTCCATGCGCTGCATCTCGGCCGCGACTGGGCACTGCAAAACCTGAAATGCCCGATCGGGCTGCGGGTGAAGAAGTCCGACAAGGTCGGCGACCGCATCTTCATCGAGGGCAACAGCGCGGCGGCGCTCGGCGCCGTCTATGGCGGCGCGACCGTGTGCGCCTGGTATCCGATCACACCGTCCTCGTCGGTGGCGGAGGCCTTCACCGCTCATTGCAGGAAGTACCGGCACGATCCCGAGACCGGCAAGGCGAAATACGCCATCGTGCAGGGCGAAGACGAGCTGGCCTCGATCGGCATCGTGATCGGCGCGTCCTGGAACGGCGCCCGGGCCTTCACCGCCACGTCCGGCCCCGGCATCTCCTTGATGACCGAGTTCATCGGCCTCTCCTACTTCGCCGAGATCCCGGCCGTGATCATGAACATCCAGCGCGCCGGCCCCTCCACGGGCATGCCGACCCGCACCCAGCAATGCGACATCATCGCCTGCGCCTATGCCTCGCACGGCGACACCAAGCATGTGCTGCTGTTCCCGGAAGATCCGGCCGAGGGGTTCGAGTTCGCGGCGGCGGCCTTCGATCTCGCCGAGCGGCTCCAGACCACGATCTTCCTGATGCTCGACCTCGACATCGGCATGAACCACCGGCTCTGCCGTCCGCTGAAATGGGACGATGCGCGACAGTACGACCGCGGCAAGATCATGACCGCGGAGATGCTGGACGAGGGCCGCGACTTCGGCCGCTATCTCGACGTCGACGGCGACGGCATTCCCTACCGCACCTATCCCGGCACGCATCCGACCAAGGGCTCCTATTTCACCCGCGGCACCTCGCGCGACCGCTATGCGCGCTATTCCGAGGAAGGCTCGGTCTACGCCGACAACATGCAGCGGCTGGTGCGCAAGTTCGAGACTGCGCAGGACCTCGTGCCGCGACCGCTCCAGGCCAATGCGGCAAAGCCGAGCAAATACGGCGTGATCTATTTCGGTTCGACCTCGCCGGCGATGGACGAGGCGATCGGCCTCTTGGAGGCACGCGGGCACCAGCTCGACCGCCTGCGCATCCGCGCCTTCCCGTTCCATTCCAGCGTCGCGAGCTTCCTCGCCGAGCACGACTTCGTCTATGTGGTCGAACAGAACCGCGACAGTCAGCTCCGTCAGCTCATCGTCAACGAGAACGGCATCGATCCGGTGCGCCTGGTGCCGATCGTGCACTATGACGGCTCGCCGATTACCGCGCGCTACATCGCAAAAGCCATTGGCGACCACCAGGATCACCTCAAGGTGACTCCGCTCCGCAAGGCCGTGTCATGA
- a CDS encoding FAD-dependent oxidoreductase, with protein sequence MKPTDIAAPDYFHKVVDCQWACPAHTPVPEYIRLIAQGRYSDAYMINWQSNVFPGILGRTCDRPCEPACRRGRVEETPVAICRLKRVAADFKDDIRQRLPKPSAKNGKRIALVGGGPASLTVARDLAPLGYHCTVFDGDPQAGGMMRTQIPKFRLPNSVIDEETGYILGLGVDFKGGYRIDSMKTLLAEKYDAIFVGSGAPRGRELDVPGRKEAAGNIHIGIDWLSSVSFGHTDKIGKRVIVLGGGNTAMDCCRTARRLGGEDVKVIVRSGFEEMKASPWEKEDAIHEDIPILNFLVPTAFIHDNGKLTGVTFQKVKAEYDARGRRNLVPSGEPDQTFECDDVLVAVGQENAFPWIEQDCGIEFDKWHMPKVDPKTFVSTNPKVFFGGDAAFGPKNIIWAVAQGHDAALSIHKLLSGEDITERPLPEVHVSSQKMGIHEWSYDNDISNDKRFKVPHRDKVIALKDIRTEVELGYDVKLALGEAERCLNCDVQTVFSTSLCIECDACVDICPMDCITFTNNGEEDDLRNRLKAPSPHPDQDLYVSSDLKTGRVMVKDEDVCLHCGLCAERCPTGAWDMQKYFIEMTYAGSTCPTKSRSAA encoded by the coding sequence GGAATTCTGGGACGCACCTGCGACCGTCCCTGCGAGCCCGCGTGCCGCCGCGGACGCGTCGAGGAAACGCCGGTCGCGATCTGCCGCCTCAAGCGCGTCGCCGCTGACTTCAAGGACGACATCAGACAGCGCCTGCCGAAACCGTCAGCGAAGAACGGCAAGCGCATCGCGCTGGTCGGCGGCGGCCCGGCCTCGCTGACGGTGGCGCGCGATCTCGCGCCGCTCGGCTATCACTGCACCGTGTTCGACGGCGATCCCCAGGCCGGCGGCATGATGCGGACGCAGATCCCGAAATTCCGCCTGCCCAATTCGGTCATCGACGAGGAGACCGGCTACATCCTGGGTCTCGGTGTCGACTTCAAGGGCGGCTATCGCATCGACAGCATGAAGACGCTGCTCGCCGAAAAATACGACGCGATCTTCGTCGGCTCCGGCGCGCCACGTGGCCGCGAGCTCGACGTTCCCGGCCGCAAGGAAGCGGCCGGCAATATCCATATCGGCATCGACTGGCTGTCCTCGGTGTCGTTCGGCCACACCGACAAGATCGGCAAGCGCGTGATCGTGCTCGGTGGCGGCAACACCGCGATGGATTGCTGCCGCACCGCGCGCCGCCTCGGCGGCGAAGACGTCAAGGTGATCGTGCGCTCCGGCTTCGAGGAGATGAAGGCCTCGCCCTGGGAGAAAGAGGACGCGATCCACGAGGACATTCCGATCCTCAACTTCCTCGTGCCCACAGCCTTCATCCACGACAATGGCAAGCTCACCGGCGTCACCTTCCAGAAGGTGAAGGCCGAATACGATGCCAGGGGCCGCCGTAATCTCGTGCCATCGGGCGAGCCGGACCAGACTTTTGAGTGCGACGACGTGCTGGTCGCCGTCGGCCAGGAGAACGCCTTCCCCTGGATCGAGCAGGACTGCGGCATCGAATTCGACAAATGGCACATGCCCAAGGTCGACCCAAAGACCTTCGTCTCGACCAATCCAAAGGTGTTCTTCGGCGGCGACGCCGCCTTCGGCCCCAAGAACATCATCTGGGCGGTGGCGCAGGGCCACGACGCCGCGCTGTCGATCCACAAGCTGCTCTCGGGCGAGGACATCACCGAACGGCCGCTGCCGGAGGTGCACGTCTCCTCGCAGAAGATGGGCATCCACGAATGGAGCTATGACAACGACATCTCCAACGACAAGCGCTTCAAGGTACCGCACCGCGACAAGGTGATCGCGCTGAAGGACATCCGCACCGAGGTCGAGCTCGGCTACGACGTCAAGCTGGCGCTGGGCGAAGCCGAGCGCTGCCTGAACTGCGACGTCCAGACCGTGTTCTCGACCTCGCTCTGCATCGAGTGCGATGCCTGCGTCGACATCTGCCCGATGGATTGCATCACCTTCACCAATAACGGTGAGGAAGACGATTTGCGCAATCGCCTGAAGGCGCCCTCGCCGCATCCGGACCAGGATCTCTACGTGTCCTCCGATCTCAAGACCGGACGTGTGATGGTCAAGGACGAGGACGTCTGCCTGCATTGCGGGCTGTGCGCCGAGCGCTGTCCCACCGGAGCCTGGGACATGCAGAAATATTTCATCGAGATGACCTACGCAGGTTCGACATGTCCGACAAAAAGCCGATCAGCAGCGTAA